A region of Cucumis melo cultivar AY chromosome 2, USDA_Cmelo_AY_1.0, whole genome shotgun sequence DNA encodes the following proteins:
- the LOC103502281 gene encoding ubiquitin-conjugating enzyme E2 27 yields the protein MIDFARVQKELQECTKDIEASGIRVTPKSDSLSHLLGTIPGPISTPYEGGTFQIDITLPDGYPFEPPKMQFATKVWHPNISSQSGAICLDILKDQWSPALTLKTALLSVQALLSAPQPDDPQDAVVAQQYLRDYQTFAGTARYWTETFAKTSSLGVEEKVQKLMEMGFPEAQVRSSLEAVGWDENLALEKLCSG from the exons ATGATAGACTTCGCTCGGGTGCAAAAGGAGCTCCAAGAATGCACTAAAGACATTGAGGCTTCTGGTATTAGAGTCACCCCCAAATCCGATAGTCTTTCCCATTTGCTCGGTACCATTCCTGGTCCTATCTCTACTCCTTACGAAGGTGGCACTTTCCAAATTGACATTACATTGCCAG ATGGGTATCCATTTGAGCCTCCCAAAATGCAGTTTGCTACAAAAGTCTG GCACCCTAATATTAGTAGTCAAAGTGGTGCAATTTGCCTGGACATTTTGAAGGATCAGTGGAGCCCCGCACTTACGTTGAAGACAGCCCTGCTCTCTGTGCAGGCACTGTTGTCTGCTCCTCAACCTGATGATCCTCAAGATGCTGTCGTGGCACAACAG TATCTTAGAGACTACCAGACTTTTGCTGGCACAGCTCGATATTGGACAGAAACTTTTGCCAAGACGTCATCTCTTGGGGTGGAAGAAAAG GTTCAGAAACTCATGGAGATGGGATTCCCCGAGGCTCAAGTAAGGAGCAGTTTGGAAGCTGTGGGTTGGGATGAAAATTTGGCTTTGGAAAAACTCTGCTCCGGTTAG